A window of Sodalis praecaptivus genomic DNA:
CAGCGCTGCAGGCGCTCTATCGCATCCAGCGCCGTGTGCTGCGGTTGGGTCAGCAGCACCGTCAAGTTGTTCATGCCGGGAATGGCTTCGCGGACGTCCGGGTGAGGCGCGATACGCTGCGCCAACCCCCAAATGCGGCGCTGACTTTCCAGGCTAATCGGCGGCTCCAACTCTAGCACCACCGCCCGTTCTCCCAACAAATAACATCGCGCCCGTTGCAACCCCGCCTCCTGGAAACCGGCCATGCCGAATTCATAACCTTGCTCATTAATAGTTAATGAGCATGCGCATCCCGGGCAGCGCTGTCAATGAGAGAATGGGCGGGTTACGCCGTTACACAGGGTTGGGAATGTCGATAAAAGTGACATCAAAATCATATTGTTGGGCCAGCCACTCCCCAAGCGCGCGGATCCCGCCGCGTTCGGTGGCGTGATGGCCGGCGGCGTAAAAATGCAGCCCCTCTTCACGAGCGATATGGATGGTCTGCTCGGATACCTCGCCGGTAATGAACGCGTCCATTCCCGCCTGCGCCGCCATCTCGATAAATCCCTGACCGCCGCCGCTACACCAGGCCAACCGCTTTATCTGCGCCGGCCCGCCGTCGCCGCAGTGCAGGACGCTGCGTCCTAGCGTCTGTTCAAGGCGCAGACGCAGCGCTTCACCGCTAAGGGGCGTCGCGAACTCTCCATACGGCAGCAGCGGTTCCAGACTGCCGGTCACCCGAATGTCCAGCGCCGCCGCCAACTGCGCGTTATTGCCCAATTCAGCGTGGGCATCCAGCGGCAAATGCCAGGCGTACAAATTGATATCGTTAGCCAGTAAGGTTTTCAGCCGCCGGCGTTTCATACCGCTAATCACCGGTGACTCGTTTTTCCAGAAATAGCCGTGGTGGACCATAACCGCGTCGGCGCCGTGCGCCAGAGCGCTATCCAGCAGCGCCTGACAGGCGGTGACGCCGGTGACGATGCGTTTTACTTCCTGGCGGCCCTCCACCTGTAGGCCGTTAGGGGCATAATCCTCCAGCGCGCTGCTGTTAAGTTTTTGATTAATCAGTTGTTCAAGTTCGGTATTGCGCATCTATTCGCCTCTCGTATCGTGGTTCGTCCCGCGCCCCGCCCCGGGCTTTAGCCGCTTCATAAGCCTCCAGGGCGCGTACGCGTGCTTTGCCATGATCGACGATCGGCGGCGGATAATCCAGTCCGGCGCGCTGCGCGTCGGGCCAACGATGCGGCTGGTGCAGATAATCATCCGGCACCGGTTTGAGCGCCGGCAGCCAGCGGCGGATAAAGGCGCCGTCGGCGTCGAAACGCTCGCCCTGCGTGGTGGGGTTGAAAATGCGAAAATAAGGCGCGGCGTCGGTGCCGGTGGAGGCTGCCCATTGCCAGCCGCCGTTATTGGCCGCCAGATCGCCATCGATAAGCTGCGACATAAAATAGCGCTCGCCCCGGCGCCAGTCGATAAGCAGGTCCTTGACCAGAAAACTGGCGCTGATCATTCGCAACCGATTGTGCATCCAACCGGTCTGCGCCAGTTGCCGCATGGCGGCATCGACAATGGGATAGCCGGTGCGGCCCGCACACCAGGCGTCGAACAGGTCATCATCCTGCCGCCAGGCGACATGGCGCGTCCAGGGAATGAACGGCTGATGGCGGGACAGCGCCGGCCAGGCCACCAGCAGATGGCGGTAAAAATCGCGCCATATCAATTCATTGAGCCAGGTGAAGGCGCCGCTCTTCCCCGGCGTTAGCGCTTGGGGAGACGCCTGGCGCAGCCGCTGATAACACTGGCGCGGCGATAGCACGCCGATCGTCAGCCAGGCGGACAGCCGGCTGGTGGCGTCCAACGCCGGAATATCGCGGCCGCGGTGATAATCCTGCAAATGTTGATGACAAAAGGAGCGCAGACGGGAGAGCGCAGCCGCTTCACCGGCGGGATAATCTTGCCCGGGGGGCGTGGTGGGGTAATCAAACGGCGCGATCTCGCCCGTGTTGCCGCAGGGCGCCCCCGCTCGCGGCGCCGGCGCCGGCAGACAGGCCGGATCGTGCTCCTCAAGCCGGCGCAGAAAGGCGCTACGAAACGGCGTATAGACCTTGTACATCTGCTGGTTGCCGGTGTGGACGCTGCCCGGCGGCAACAGCACGCCATCGTCGAAACCCTGACACAGCGTGTCGTCGCCGATCCGCCGCTCCAGTTGCCGGTCACGCTCCCGCTCGTTGAATTCATATTGATAGTTATAAAACAGCCGATCCACCCGTTCGCGCTGGCAAAACGCCGCCAGCCACTCCACCTGGGCGGCGAAATCCGCGCATTGCTGATAGTGCAACGCGATGCCGCGCGTCGCCAGGTCGTCGGCCAGATGACACAGATGTTGGCGGATAAATTCCGCCTGGCGCGGGCTCATATCGTGATCCCGCCACTGCTGCGGCGTGGCGATAAACACCGCCAGCACCCGCGCGTGGGGATCCTGACAAGCCGCATAAAGCGCAGAGTTATCGTGCATGCGCAGGTCGTTGCGCAGCCAGACCAGATGGGTTGTCATAACGCTTCCGTAGGGTTAATGTCCGTAACGCAGCCGCAGCGCTTCGGGATAGGGTTCAAAATAGCGCTGCTGCGCGAGCCAGGCATTAGGATATTCGGCCATATAATGTTTCAGCAGCGTGATGGGCGCCAGCAACGGCTGCAACCCCTGGCGATAGCTGTCAATCAAGCCGGTGAGTTCACTGCGCTGCGCGCGGGTGAGGTAACGGTAAAAATAGCCCTGCGCATGCATCAGCACATTCGTATGGTTGCTGCGGGTGGCCGGATGGCGCAGCAGCGCCATCAGCCGGTCGCGGTACGCCAGGGCGAACGCGTCAAGCGACGACCAGCGGTCCATGCTGGCGACAAAGGGGCCAATATGCCGATACGCCGGCTGGGAATGCGCCAGCAATAACAACTTATAACGGCGGTGAAACGCCATCAGCGCACCGCGGGTCAGGGGCTGGCGCAGCAACTGGTTGAATTCCCACAGGGTGAATAGGCGCGCCACGAAGTTCTCACGCAATTGTGCATCCTGTAATCGGCCGTCCTCTTCTACCGGCAGCCAGGGCATTTGCTCCTGCAGTATCCGGGTGTATAGGCCCACGCCGGTTTTCTGCACCCCCTGTGCTTCATATACCCGCACCCGCGCCATACCGCAGCTCGGCGATTTGGCGCAGACGATGTAGCCGCAGAGATCGGCGAGCTGGCGCACCCGTTGGCGCGCGAATGCCTCCATACTGGCGGTGTAATCCACAGGACTCGTCTCTTTGCTGGTGCGCAACGTGATGTGGTCGTTGGGATGTTTTACCAGCCTGAGCGCCGGACGCGGCGCCGGCAGGCCGATAGCCATTTCGGGGCAGATGGCGGTGAAGGCGACAAACGGGGCCAGGTCATCCATGGCAAACGCCAGGCGTTTATGGCCGCCGTCAAAGCGGACCTTTTCACCCATCAGACAGGCGCTGATACCGACGGGGATCTTACTGCTCATGCTCGGCTCCTGCGGAGGGTTTTGGGTAGGCAAAGCGTAGCCGAATTTCACCGTTTCCGCTGGCGGGCAATAACATATTGCCGGCGCCGCCCCCCGCCGGGTCGGGTTAACCGCAGCCAAAAAAAACGGCCATCGGAGGATGGCCGGGTGGCGAGTGCCTTATCGAGCTCGCGAAGCGTGCCCGCTTGGTTGGCTGCACGCCCGAGCGGGCAATATTAACGCCGGCCGCGTTCGCGAACCGCGTTCGCTTTGCGCGATCATCGCCGTTGGGTTCGCGGTACGCCCTATTAGCCAAGACCCGCCGCCGCGGGGGGTTATTTCGCCCCTGCCAGCACCTCGCTCACAATATCTACCGCCTCTTTCTCGATCTGCTGGCGGTGCTCTGCGCCGAGGAAACTTTCACAATAGATCTTGTAGGCTTCTTCCGTGCCGGAAGGACGGGCCGCGAACCAGCCGTTTTGCGTCATTACCTTCAGCCCGCCAATGGACGCGCCATTGCCCGGCG
This region includes:
- a CDS encoding YbgA family protein, producing MSSKIPVGISACLMGEKVRFDGGHKRLAFAMDDLAPFVAFTAICPEMAIGLPAPRPALRLVKHPNDHITLRTSKETSPVDYTASMEAFARQRVRQLADLCGYIVCAKSPSCGMARVRVYEAQGVQKTGVGLYTRILQEQMPWLPVEEDGRLQDAQLRENFVARLFTLWEFNQLLRQPLTRGALMAFHRRYKLLLLAHSQPAYRHIGPFVASMDRWSSLDAFALAYRDRLMALLRHPATRSNHTNVLMHAQGYFYRYLTRAQRSELTGLIDSYRQGLQPLLAPITLLKHYMAEYPNAWLAQQRYFEPYPEALRLRYGH
- a CDS encoding type 2 GTP cyclohydrolase I; this translates as MRNTELEQLINQKLNSSALEDYAPNGLQVEGRQEVKRIVTGVTACQALLDSALAHGADAVMVHHGYFWKNESPVISGMKRRRLKTLLANDINLYAWHLPLDAHAELGNNAQLAAALDIRVTGSLEPLLPYGEFATPLSGEALRLRLEQTLGRSVLHCGDGGPAQIKRLAWCSGGGQGFIEMAAQAGMDAFITGEVSEQTIHIAREEGLHFYAAGHHATERGGIRALGEWLAQQYDFDVTFIDIPNPV
- the phrB gene encoding deoxyribodipyrimidine photo-lyase, producing the protein MTTHLVWLRNDLRMHDNSALYAACQDPHARVLAVFIATPQQWRDHDMSPRQAEFIRQHLCHLADDLATRGIALHYQQCADFAAQVEWLAAFCQRERVDRLFYNYQYEFNERERDRQLERRIGDDTLCQGFDDGVLLPPGSVHTGNQQMYKVYTPFRSAFLRRLEEHDPACLPAPAPRAGAPCGNTGEIAPFDYPTTPPGQDYPAGEAAALSRLRSFCHQHLQDYHRGRDIPALDATSRLSAWLTIGVLSPRQCYQRLRQASPQALTPGKSGAFTWLNELIWRDFYRHLLVAWPALSRHQPFIPWTRHVAWRQDDDLFDAWCAGRTGYPIVDAAMRQLAQTGWMHNRLRMISASFLVKDLLIDWRRGERYFMSQLIDGDLAANNGGWQWAASTGTDAAPYFRIFNPTTQGERFDADGAFIRRWLPALKPVPDDYLHQPHRWPDAQRAGLDYPPPIVDHGKARVRALEAYEAAKARGGARDEPRYERRIDAQYRT